The Mesorhizobium loti genome includes a region encoding these proteins:
- a CDS encoding type II toxin-antitoxin system ParD family antitoxin: MPNYALNDHYESFIRKQLESGRYNNASEVVRAGLRMLEDFEAEREKWLREEIPGRLAELRQDPTKGIPADTVFSRLEARHRAKQVKAK, translated from the coding sequence ATGCCGAATTACGCTTTGAATGACCACTATGAGAGTTTCATCAGGAAGCAGCTCGAATCAGGTCGCTACAACAATGCCAGCGAGGTTGTCCGTGCGGGCCTGCGCATGCTCGAGGATTTCGAGGCGGAGCGGGAGAAATGGCTGCGCGAGGAGATACCGGGACGCTTGGCTGAACTTCGGCAGGATCCAACGAAGGGCATCCCCGCCGACACGGTCTTCTCCCGGCTGGAGGCGCGTCATCGCGCCAAGCAGGTGAAAGCCAAGTAG
- a CDS encoding type II toxin-antitoxin system RelE/ParE family toxin — translation MEYQIVFHPKAETELEQLYDDIAGRASPAIAWNFIAGIRDHCVGLSTFPQRDTERVEIMPGLRIVGYRRAVSIAFAVEGERVLILGIFYAGRNITPELLEDRF, via the coding sequence ATGGAGTACCAGATTGTCTTCCACCCCAAGGCGGAGACCGAGCTGGAGCAACTCTACGATGATATAGCCGGACGTGCGTCGCCGGCGATCGCCTGGAATTTCATTGCGGGTATCCGCGACCATTGTGTCGGTCTGTCGACTTTTCCACAGCGGGACACCGAGCGGGTCGAGATCATGCCCGGGCTGCGGATTGTCGGTTACCGACGTGCGGTCAGCATTGCCTTTGCCGTCGAGGGTGAGCGGGTGCTGATCCTGGGCATCTTTTACGCAGGCCGGAACATCACACCGGAATTGCTCGAAGATCGGTTCTAA
- a CDS encoding FAD-binding oxidoreductase, with the protein MFEVDWKTPHLWRKTADLRQTAPALQGDLKTDVLVVGGGFTGMAAALGARDSGVDVIILEGNEVGSAASGRNNGLVISHHSKASPSEFEVAYGKTVGTRYNRMVADAAGVAFGLMQRFNIDAHQVQEGWIQPAHTEATLARTRQFYEEWKAFGANVSSLDRDEATARIGSPYLGGWMVHNSGHINPFAMTIGLAAALEREGVTICENSRATRIEKVEGGWRVFTASGSVTAPEVVLATNALTGDIWPGLKKTLVPLKVFQAATNPLPEEVRAKILVGNPAVSDMRNDIRYFHYDRDNRLVSGGTHTFWFGEADRGRTKVSRMLGKAFPAFGGEPEMVEYWHGTFAVVPDRRPRLYRLAPGLVFGGVYSGRGVALSMSLGQEIGRWAAGRRTDEQMSLPVTNMKPVPFHPIAVQVANRMHAWNRFQDKGS; encoded by the coding sequence ATGTTTGAAGTCGACTGGAAGACGCCGCATCTGTGGCGCAAGACCGCGGATCTGCGCCAGACGGCGCCGGCGCTCCAGGGCGATTTGAAGACCGATGTGCTGGTCGTCGGTGGCGGCTTCACCGGCATGGCCGCGGCACTCGGCGCGCGCGACAGCGGCGTCGACGTCATCATCCTCGAAGGCAACGAGGTCGGCTCGGCGGCTTCCGGCCGCAACAACGGTCTCGTCATCTCCCACCATTCCAAGGCATCGCCTTCGGAATTCGAAGTGGCATATGGAAAGACCGTCGGCACCCGCTACAACCGCATGGTCGCCGATGCGGCCGGTGTGGCCTTCGGCCTGATGCAGCGCTTCAACATCGATGCGCACCAGGTGCAGGAAGGCTGGATCCAGCCTGCACACACCGAGGCGACGCTTGCCCGCACCCGCCAGTTCTACGAGGAGTGGAAAGCCTTCGGCGCCAATGTCTCGAGCCTTGACCGCGACGAAGCCACCGCGCGCATCGGCAGTCCCTATCTCGGCGGCTGGATGGTGCACAATTCGGGCCATATCAACCCGTTTGCCATGACCATCGGCCTTGCGGCGGCGCTGGAGCGCGAAGGCGTGACCATCTGCGAGAACTCCCGGGCAACGCGCATCGAGAAGGTGGAAGGTGGGTGGCGCGTTTTCACCGCATCAGGAAGCGTCACCGCACCGGAGGTGGTGCTGGCGACCAATGCGTTGACCGGCGACATCTGGCCAGGGCTCAAGAAGACGCTGGTGCCGCTCAAGGTGTTCCAGGCTGCGACCAACCCCCTGCCGGAGGAGGTGCGCGCGAAAATCCTCGTCGGCAATCCGGCCGTATCCGACATGCGCAACGACATCCGTTATTTCCACTATGACCGGGACAACCGGCTGGTCAGCGGCGGCACGCATACATTCTGGTTCGGCGAGGCCGATCGCGGCCGCACCAAGGTCTCGCGCATGCTGGGCAAAGCCTTCCCGGCCTTTGGCGGCGAACCGGAGATGGTGGAATATTGGCACGGGACGTTCGCGGTGGTGCCCGACCGCAGGCCGCGCCTCTATCGTCTGGCACCCGGTCTTGTGTTTGGCGGAGTCTATTCGGGTCGTGGCGTGGCACTCTCGATGTCGCTCGGCCAGGAAATCGGCCGCTGGGCGGCAGGGCGGCGCACGGATGAGCAGATGTCGCTCCCGGTCACCAACATGAAGCCGGTTCCTTTCCATCCGATCGCGGTGCAGGTGGCCAACCGCATGCACGCCTGGAACCGCTTTCAGGACAAAGGCTCCTAA
- a CDS encoding ABC transporter ATP-binding protein, with protein MTSTTSEPLLRIAGLSSGYGRVGVLEDIYVDVDPHEIVVVLGPNGAGKTTLLNSISGVARATAGSITFEGRDITGLRPEQVVRLGITHCPEGRQIFQRLTVEENLVAAHVGRGGKSFEALRAEAFDLFPVLKERRNGMASRMSGGQQQMLAIGRALMAEPKLLMLDEPSLGLAPKIVHQIFRIILDLSRNGISILLVEQNVQLALECGDYAYLLNTGKVKLHAPAQEMAEHSALSEHYLGGATVEVLHV; from the coding sequence ATGACATCGACGACATCCGAGCCGCTGCTCAGGATCGCCGGGCTCAGCTCGGGATACGGACGCGTCGGCGTTCTTGAAGACATATACGTCGACGTCGATCCGCACGAGATCGTCGTCGTTCTCGGCCCGAACGGTGCCGGCAAGACGACACTGCTCAACTCCATCTCCGGCGTTGCGCGTGCGACCGCCGGCAGCATCACCTTCGAAGGGCGCGACATTACCGGCCTGCGGCCGGAGCAGGTCGTGCGCCTGGGCATCACCCATTGCCCGGAAGGCCGCCAGATCTTCCAACGGCTGACCGTGGAAGAAAACCTGGTCGCCGCCCATGTCGGGCGCGGCGGCAAGAGTTTTGAGGCGCTGCGCGCCGAGGCCTTCGATCTCTTTCCGGTGCTGAAGGAGCGGCGCAACGGCATGGCGAGCCGCATGTCCGGCGGCCAGCAACAGATGCTTGCGATCGGTCGGGCGCTGATGGCCGAGCCGAAACTCCTGATGCTCGATGAACCGTCTCTCGGCCTCGCCCCGAAGATTGTTCATCAGATCTTCCGCATCATCCTTGACCTGTCGCGCAACGGCATTTCCATCCTCCTTGTCGAGCAGAACGTTCAGCTCGCGCTCGAATGCGGCGACTACGCCTATCTGCTGAACACCGGCAAGGTGAAGCTTCACGCCCCCGCACAGGAAATGGCCGAGCATTCAGCTTTGAGCGAGCACTATCTCGGCGGCGCCACCGTGGAAGTGCTTCATGTTTGA